The following nucleotide sequence is from Salinispirillum sp. LH 10-3-1.
ATTGATCGACTTCACCATGGCGTAGTCTGAAGCCGTGGTTAACATGTTACGCACAAAGCTGCCGTCAATCTTCAGATACCGTACCGGCATGTGTTTCAGATAGCTGTACGAAGAATAACCAGTGCCAAAATCGTCCAGTGAGAACGAGCAGCCAATGGCACTCAGCTCTGAAATAAACTGCTGGGTAATATCGATGCGTGTCACTGCCATGCTCTCGGTGATTTCAAAACAGATCTTCTCGAATGGAATGCCGTATTCCGCGAACTGGGTGCGAATAAAGGGCACAATTTCCGGCGAGCTGAGCGACTGACCACTGAGATTTACGCTGGCGCGATGCAGGCTTGCTAATTCAAGTGGGTTGTCGCTGAGCCAGCGGAAGAAGTGAGTGATCACCCAGCGATCAATCGCCTCCATCAATCCGTAGCGCTCGGCGGAGGGCAGGAACTCACCCGGTGCTGCAATGCGGCCATCGGGCAGTTGCAGGCGCAGCAATACTTCATAGTGCTTTCCGGGTTCCTTCAGCGACAGCGGTTTGATGGTCTGCCGGGTCAGCAGAAAACGGCTTTCCGATAAGGCGCTGTAGATCTCAGTCACCCATGCCGACATGGTTTGGCGGCGCTGCAAATCAGCATTGGTTTCGGTGTAAAAACTCACTTGATTACCACCTTGTTCCTTCGATGCCTGGCAGGCTGTATCCGCGCGCGCCAAAATGTCATCCGGGCTTTGTTTGCCAGCGGTAAAGGTTGTCACGCCGATGCTGGCTACTAACTGGTAGGTTTGGCTTTGATGCAAGAAGGGTGTTGTCAAAGCGTGCCGACGCAAGCGTTCCGCCACCGCCATGGTGGCAGTCTGGTCTGACTCAGGGAGCAATATCGAAAACTCATCTGGCCCGGTACGCGCTGCCGACGCCCGCGCTGGCAGCACAGATACAATGCCATTGGCGGCCTGCATTAAGGCCTTGTCACCTTGTTCATGGCCGCACTGGGTATTGATCAGACGAAAGTTATCCATGTTCAGGCAGATCAAGCCCCATGATGCCTGCGCAGCGACTGACTGATCGGTGGCTTGTTGAATGGCGCTCAACAAACTGCGCCGATTGAGCAGCCCCGTCATGGCATCGTGCGTGGCTAAGTACGACAAGCGCTGCTCGAAGGCTTTGCGCCCGGTGATGTCGATGAAACTGCATTTGATGACCGTTTCGCGTTGATCGCCTTCCAGCCAGGCCAGTACCAGTACCCAGAGCTCCCTGTTCTCCGGGGTCAGCATGCGGATTTCGCGCCCCGGCATCTTGCCGTGTTTAAAGACCTCGTTGTGGAGGTCGGTGAAGTCCTGCGGGTCATCCAGCATTTGCGTTAAATCGGTATTGCCTGAGGTCTGCAGTTCGTTGAAATCAGTGCAATCGAAAAAGCGACAAAACGCCGGGTTGGCGTCCTGAATAAGACCCGTTTCAGTGACGGTCGCAAAACCTTCTTCAGCGTTCATATACAAGCGCTGGAAGCGCAGCAAGGTATCAATGGAGGACTGTTGGGCTTTAATGCGCTTGTCGCGCTCTCGGCGCATTTGGTTATTGAGCGACAAGTACAATAATGAAAAAGTGGTAATGGCACCGATGTGGATGCCGAAATCGGTCCATGCATTGCGCGGTAGCCACTCAAGGCGATTACCCAGCACCAAGACGATACCGACCGAGTAGGTCGCCCAAGCGTAGGTGACGGTGCGAAAGGTGTCCTTATGCAGGACTAGCCAGAGATAAGCGTTGTGAGCCATCACCACGATTGTGACCGCCAATGCGACGATCAGGGTGGGCAGTGTCAGCGCTACATACCACGGGCTGAGTGCTGCCAGCAAGGTGAGGGCAGCCAGAGCTGCGCCCGTCAGCAACAGGCGCTCACTGGGTAACAGCGGCGAGCGCTGTTTTAATTGCCGCAAATAGACCGGTGTAGCGGCCACCAATGTAATGTGGAGGCAGATGCAGATCTGCATTACCCGATGCGCAAAACCCCCGCTGGGTACCCAGGAGAACATATTGCCAAGGCCGCCCACGAACAGAAAGTAGAGGTTCATGACCAGGCCAAGCATGGTGTAGAACAGGTAGATGCGTTGACGCGTAACGGTGAACAGAAGCAGGCTGTAGAGCGAGACTATGAGCAAGACACCATGGAATAACCCCAGCAAGGTCAATCGCCAAAACCGAGTCTGCTCGTAGTGCTCACTGTGGGAGAGCAGCAGTGGGATTTGATTGTGTCCGACGTGATGCGCCGAGGTGTAAAGATAGCCAGTGGTGTGTGGGGACAAGGTAATAGGAACAGCCCAGCGTACATCCGCCAACAGGCCTTGTTCGGCGGTCCGCCAAGTGCCAGCCGAGACTTGCAGTGGCGCGGCATCGTGACCATCGACCCATACCAAATCGAATTCGCCGATCAACGGCTCCATGGCGTCGACAACTAAGGTGAGTGGCTTGTCGGTGGTATTGCTCAGCTCAACGCGATACCACAGACGCTGTTCACCTGTTGCCCGAAAGCCTCTGGGTGGGGCACCGGCTTGCCACGGGACGCCCGGGTCGGCGATGTTCTCTGGGTGCCATTGGGCCTGGTCGACCAGCAACCATTGTGCCTGTTGATTCAGCCGCTTTTCCACGAAATGCGTGTCGAGCTCTACCGGCGACACGCCGTGGGCGATGATAGACAGCGGTGTTGCCAGCAAAAAAAACAGCAGGCACTTATAGAGTGTCCGGTTCA
It contains:
- a CDS encoding EAL domain-containing protein: MLNRTLYKCLLFFLLATPLSIIAHGVSPVELDTHFVEKRLNQQAQWLLVDQAQWHPENIADPGVPWQAGAPPRGFRATGEQRLWYRVELSNTTDKPLTLVVDAMEPLIGEFDLVWVDGHDAAPLQVSAGTWRTAEQGLLADVRWAVPITLSPHTTGYLYTSAHHVGHNQIPLLLSHSEHYEQTRFWRLTLLGLFHGVLLIVSLYSLLLFTVTRQRIYLFYTMLGLVMNLYFLFVGGLGNMFSWVPSGGFAHRVMQICICLHITLVAATPVYLRQLKQRSPLLPSERLLLTGAALAALTLLAALSPWYVALTLPTLIVALAVTIVVMAHNAYLWLVLHKDTFRTVTYAWATYSVGIVLVLGNRLEWLPRNAWTDFGIHIGAITTFSLLYLSLNNQMRRERDKRIKAQQSSIDTLLRFQRLYMNAEEGFATVTETGLIQDANPAFCRFFDCTDFNELQTSGNTDLTQMLDDPQDFTDLHNEVFKHGKMPGREIRMLTPENRELWVLVLAWLEGDQRETVIKCSFIDITGRKAFEQRLSYLATHDAMTGLLNRRSLLSAIQQATDQSVAAQASWGLICLNMDNFRLINTQCGHEQGDKALMQAANGIVSVLPARASAARTGPDEFSILLPESDQTATMAVAERLRRHALTTPFLHQSQTYQLVASIGVTTFTAGKQSPDDILARADTACQASKEQGGNQVSFYTETNADLQRRQTMSAWVTEIYSALSESRFLLTRQTIKPLSLKEPGKHYEVLLRLQLPDGRIAAPGEFLPSAERYGLMEAIDRWVITHFFRWLSDNPLELASLHRASVNLSGQSLSSPEIVPFIRTQFAEYGIPFEKICFEITESMAVTRIDITQQFISELSAIGCSFSLDDFGTGYSSYSYLKHMPVRYLKIDGSFVRNMLTTASDYAMVKSINEVAQSMNLQTIAEFVENEELEFALKGLGVHFGQGYGISKPEVLPRQEAYVQVMSSDSSR